In Vibrio echinoideorum, the sequence ATAGAAAAGCAGCTGGCTATTTCTCCTATTGATATCGAAATCACCATTAAAGAACAACCATCGCACTGTTGGGGGTTCCGTGGGATGACGGGCGATGAAGCCCAAGACCTTAGGTATAAAGTGAAGGTTTAGATCTTCTCCGGTGGTTGGCTCCGCCAGTGTTTATTTATGCGTTTAATTGAGCCTGATTCAACAGTCAGGCTCAAGTGATGATTCCTTCTAGCTTTCATCGCTCTCTTTTAAGTATTGGTGCCAGTTGTCGTTGATGACATCAAAGTGCTCCACGCAAAACTCTTTTCTATCTTTCAAATAGTCGTTTTCCACTTCATCGAGCAAGTTCTTATAGGCTTCAGGGTCACTTCCATAGACCAAACACAGAGTAGAGAAGTAACGCTGGAGATCAAAACTGTGTTCATCGATGTATTCACCTAAATCATAATACTCTGGGCGATCTTCTGACTCGAAAGCAAACATGTCGGCTGCACTTATTGCGGCATCTCCGCCATGCTCTACGTAATTGAGCAGCAATATTGTTGCTAGGTTATCAACGGCATCTTCTTCTTTACCCAATATTGCGATCTTTTGGTCTTCGATGTAGGCGTGTCCTGCCTCGTGTAACAGCGTATGCAGCAAGGTATCAATGGCCCCAGTTTGTGCCGATTTCCCGTACTCTTTTTCGTATTGGTTCTTCTCAAAGTAATTGAGTGATTCAGCGTAAAAGCTATAGGGGATGAGTACTTGATGCGTTTGCGGATCGTAGAGTGGGCCTTCATCACCGCCGTATTGAATGGTTAATGGTTTTTCAAACATGAAGAGCTGGTTTGATAGATCAATCATAGTGTCATTGACACCACTGAGTTGAATCTCTTTTTTGACCTGTTGTTCTGCCTTATTTTGAGGCACGGAAAACTCGATCATAAGGTTGCTGGGTAGCGTGTTTTCATTGGATGTTTCACTGGACGCATAAGTTGTGGCAAACACAGATCCAATGGCTAGGCTATAGATAAGTGCTCGTTTCTGCGCGTGTTTCAGAAATGTCATTGTGGATCCCTGTGATTGGTTTCGCATTGGTTGTGCTGCGGTCTTTCTCGTAGTGACACTGGTGAGTGAAATGTCACTTATCGTTGGTTCATATATTCTAGAATGATTACTGAGTAACGAGCGAGTGATAATCAGTTTAGGTTATATTTCATTCTACTGGCTATTTGTCAGATAAATTTCGGTTCACGTAACCCCTTGTGCTATACTCCGCGCCCCAATCCGAATTGGCTTGCTTAATCTTAGGAAAATATTATGAGTGTTAAAAACGAACTTCAACAAATTAACAACCGTCTAGACAAGTGTCGCAACAAGTTAGCGGCTGCTAAAACTCGTAATGATCGTCCTGTTGTTCGTCAATTTGAAGACGAGATTAAAAAGCTAACCAAGAAAATTGCCCAGCTTAAACACAAAGAAAGCTTTGATGTGAATCAAGAGCGTAAATCGCTGATTGATATGCCATTTAGCCGTGAAATTACAAAAGCTGAGCAAGCGGATATGGGGAAACTGAAAAAGTCTGTAAAAGGATTAGTGATTGTTCACCCAATAACGAAGATTGGTAAAGAACTTCGCATTGAGGTTATGACAGGGTATGCCCCGAAAAAATTCTAATTGCCAGCAATGGTAATAAAAGAGGAGCTAGCAATAGCTCCTTTTTGCTTTTTTAGGTATTCAGAAATAGATTGATCAGCAATATTATTACTGTCGACTTATACTTTCGGGAGGTGATTATGGTCACAAAATCGTCACTCTCCTTTAAAAGTTAACGTGCTACTAACATGGCACTAAGTGGGCGCAGTAATGTGTTCAGTTTTTTCATCTACAATTTCTCACCCATTTTCGTAAATATAGGTAGAGCAGCACACACAATTACAGACAAAACTAGACTCATTAAGGAAGATGAGAACGTAATAAAATAGAGGTTATATGAATCACTTAATTTCAATAGGGCCACTAGAATCTTTCCTAATCGCGATTAGCGTTTTGTTTCTAGGTCATTTTGTTAATGCAAAGCTTCCGGTTCTCAAAAAGTACAATATTCCTGAGCCCATCGTCGGTGGCTTGATCGTCGCTTTTGCTATTACAGCCCTACACTTTAACGGACTTGACCTAGAGTTCTCGTTACCACTACAGAACACATTCATGTTGATGTTCTTTGCAACTGTTGGCCTTGCTGCTAACTACACCCAATTGATAAAGGGTGGTGCAAAGGTATTTCTGTTCTTAGGGGTAGCCTCGGTTTATATCATTATCCAAAATGGTGTGGGCGTGACGCTAGCAACGGCACTTGGCCTTGAACCTTTGATGGGTTTGATCGCTGGTTCTATCACGCTATCTGGCGGTCACGGTACCGGTGCGGCTTGGTCACAAACCTTCGCAGACACATTTGGTATTGCTAATACCCTAGAGATCGCGATGGCTTCAGCCACATTTGGTTTGATTATTGGCGGTATCATCGGCAGCCCTGTGGCTCAAAAGCTGATTGATAAGAACAAGCTTGAATCTGAATATGGTACTGGCACACAAACGCACGAGCGTTTTCCTGAACTCGTTACTTACAATGAGTATGAAGAAGACAAAGTGACGGCGAAGAAGGTGATTGAAATTTTGTTCATCCTTCTTATCTGTATCACGGGTGCGAAATACCTAGAGCAGTGGGTAGCAACCTTTGAGATTTCTTGGTTGATGATTCCTGACTTCGTTTACGCGTTGTTTATCGGTGTGTTTATCACCAACGTTTTTGAAGTCACTAAGCTGCACAAAACCGACAGCGAAACGGTCGATATTCTTGGTACTGTGTCATTGTCATTGTTCTTAGCCATGGCGCTAATGAGCCTGAAATTGTGGAACATTTTTGATCTTGCGATTCCGTTCTTAGTTATCCTTGGTGTTCAGGCGGTGGTGTTAGGTGTCTTCTCGTACTTTGTTACTTTCAAAGTGATGGGCTCTAACTACGATGCGGCAGTAATGGCTGGCGGTCACTGTGGTTTTGGCTTAGGCGCAACGCCGACAGCGGTAATGAATATGGGCTCTTTGGTGAACCGATTCGGGCCGTCACCACAAGCGTTCATGGTGGTGCCAATTGTTGGCGCATTCTTCATCGATATCGTTAACCTGATTATCCTACAAGGATACATCTCTTTTATTGGCTAATATCAAATAGCCAATATGATATCTGCTAATACAAAGCAGTTGATACAAAGAAAGCCAGTCGATTGACTGGCTTTTTTATTGCTAGCGTGAAGCTAAGACGTGGCGTTTGGTTATCTAAATGAAAATAACCACTTCAATTTTTCCCGAAATTGAGGCTGTACGTATTGTTTACTCACTCGCTATTTATGACGCTGAACTTACCTGCAACTCTTTCAGTAGAGGAAACGCGGCTTTGATGTGTTCACCTGTAACAATGAAACCCACCAGTTTATTCTCTTCATTGAAGCCTTTCGCAATCATTCCTTTAGGATCAAAGCGAGTCTCCCAACTCTGTGCGGTTTGAATATCACGACCTGCCAATTGAATAGGGTAACTTGGTGTTTTCACCTTAGTAATAATATGCGGTAGGTTTAGCTTTCCTTCCCCCGTGGTGAGTTGTTTCGCTAATACGTTAGCCGACAATATAGCGGGTTGTAGGTAAGCCATCACTCGACCTTGAATCTCAGTACAATCCCCAATGGCATAGACATTTTTGATGTTGGTTCTCATGGTTTCGTCAACGAGAATACCTCTATTCACATCAATGTCCGCTTGTTTGGCTAATGCTGTGTTTGGCTTTAACCCTGCTGCGGCGATGACTACATCGGTTTTGATTAATCGAGAAGAGGTCGTTTGTAACCGGACTCCATCAGCAAGGTAAGTCGCGTGGCTTACCGTAGCATCAGTCTCAACGGTTACACCGGCTTTACGAAGCTCTCCCTCCAACTCTAGAGAGACAAAAGGTGGCACCAAACTACTTAATAGGTAACTTGCAGGTTCAATGATCGTGACATTTTTACCCGACGTTTGAAGATCGAAAGCGAGCTCAACTCCAATGAGCCCGCCACCAATGACGGTGATTCGCTTGGCTGCATCGATCTGAGCTTTGTGTTTTTCGAACTCTTCTAAGCTATTTAGCGTAATGGTCGCTCCAGGGTTCAAGCCTTCGGCTGGCGGTATGAAAGGCGTAGCACCTGTCGCCAGTACAAGTTTTGAATACGGGATGACATCGTCACCGGCGACAATGAATTGTTGCTCGGTATTAATCTCGCTTACCCAAACGTTGGTTTTAATGACAACGTTATATTGCTCAGCCAATTGTTGAGCAGTATTGATCGCAAGCTGCTGAGGTGTTTGAGCCTGACTAAACACATGCGAAAGGTTGGGTTTACTGTACTCTATGCCTGCATCAGCTGTGACCATAGTGATCGCGATATTTTGGTCAGCTTTACGGAGCATCTTGATGGTTTGTAGGGCAGCAAAACCGCCACCCACAATGACAATATTTTCCATATTACTTCTCCACAAACACTTCTTTACCTAAGTGGCACTCTGGGCAAAGGAAATCATCAGGTACCTGCGCCCAAGGTGTTCCTGGTTCAACTCCTTGGTAAGGTTCGCCCAATTGTGGGTCGTACACCCATTCGCATACTGTGCAACGCCAACAAGTGCAGTCTGCGCTGTGTACTGACTTGTCTTGCGCTTCTTCTGGCTTCTGCTCTGTTGTGTCTTTGAGCTCGGCAGTGGTGTTTGCCGGTGCTGGTGTGGCCTCAAGTGGTGTTACATTACGTGATACTTGTTTTGGTACGCTCACTTCATCGGCGTCTACGCGCCATACTTCAGCGAGTGTCATGCCGTAATCGATGCATTGACGTAGTGCGTCTGTGTCTGGTTTCCAGTGGATGTGTTGTGGCGCACTGACTTCGAAGTTTGCTTCATGTAGTCGAGCGTCGATGCGTTTTACTGCGCCTCCCGTCCAGCCTGAAGAGCCAAATGCTGCAGCTCTTTTACCTGCAAAGCGTAAGCCGTGGATCTCTTCTAGTAGTGCAGCGATTTGCGGCATCATCACGTTGTTCATTGTCGATGATCCAACAAGCACACCCTTTGAACGGAAGATATTGGCAAGAATGTCATTCTTGTCGTGCTTAGAGATATTGAAGACCTTGATTGCCGTTTCTGGGCTGCCTTTGCGGATACCCTTAGCGATAGCATCGGCCATCATGCGGGTGTTATTCGACATGGTGTCGTAGACAATGGTGATGCGGTCTTCTTTGTAGGCTTTAGACCACTCGTAATATTGCTCAACGATTTGGGTCGCGTTGTCGCGCCAAATACAGCCATGAGAGGTTGCGATAACATCGATAGGCACACCCAAGCTCAATACTTCTTCGATCTTTGCTTTCACTAAAGGTGCGAAAGGCGTCAAGATGTTCGAGAAGTAACGTAGGCATTGATCATGCAATTCAACTTGGTCTAACTGATCATTGAACAGGTTTTCATCACAGTAGTGCTGACCAAAAGCGTCGTTACTGAACAGAATTTCATCGCCAGTCAGGTAAGTCGCCATTGAATCTGGCCAGTGCAACATCTTCATTTCTACAAAGATAAGCTGTTTACCGTTACCCACGTCAAGTGTGTCACCGGTTTTAACGGTTCTGAAGTTCCAGTCTGGCTGGTGATGATGGCCAACAATTGAGTTAACACCCGCTTCGGTGCAGTAGACCGGTGTGTTTGGAATTTTGGCTAGTAGCGCTGAGAGCGCACCCGAGTGATCTTCTTCAGCGTGTTGACAAATAATGTAGTCGATATCGTTGATGTCGATTTCCATCTCAAGGTTTGCTAAGAATTGCTCAGTAAAGCGGTGGTCAACAGTATCAACTAGAACCGTTTTCTCTTCACGAATCAGGTACGAGTTATAACTTGTACCTTTGTTCATGTGGTATTCCTTACCATGGAAGTGTTCTGTTTCCCAATCGTGGACGCCGACCCAGTGAACATTTGATTTAACGTGAATAGTCATAATGATAATACCTTATTTAAATATCTGAGGTCATCATTGCATTAGCTGTGCCATGTTTTTAACTTGTTGTTTTATATGTATTTTGTTTTAATTTGATAAATAATTGTGTCATTATGACTTGTAGGTATTTGTGTTTATAATGATACGGATGTGTCGTTATGACTTTATGTGGATGTGGATGTGGATGTGGATATTGGCATGGGATGTGGGTAAAGACAGCTGAAACAGTATCTCTACAAATTTGGCTAAGTGATAGGGAAAAATCGGTAGCAGAGATAAAAAAGGCCAGACGAGTGTCTGGCCAAAACAAGGCAGTGTAATTTAACAGTCTAAAGTGCTGTTAAAACTATATTTTTGTAAAACGAAAAAGCGTTTTAAAAATTAAAGCGTTGTAGCTATCAGTACATAATGCATATGCATTGGAGTTATTACAGTGTTGTAACCACTTCATCAAGCGCTAGACGTGCTTTTGGTTTACCGTGGTTATAGTCTTCGCCGTCTTTGTGGTAGCCGATAGCTAGTGCTACATCAACAACGTGACCTTCTAGTTCGTCAGCAAATTCTTCGCCTATCAGAGCTGCGTCTACGCCTTCCATAGGTGTTGAAGCGATGCCAAGACGAGCTAGTGTGTGCAGTGTGTTACCTAGTGCGATGTAAACTTGAGACTTAGTCCAGTTACCGTTAAAACCCGTTTCGTCTGTGTTCATTTCTGCGAATGCGTAAGCACCCAAGAATTGCTCGTACATTTCAGCGGGTAGGTGACCAGAGCTTACTTCTGTGTCAGCACGCTTAGCGAATTTCTCTTTCGTGTACTTAGGATCGTGAGCAAACAAGATCGTATGTGATGCTTCTTTCGCATGTGGTTGGTTAAACTGGAACATGTTCTCGAAAGTATTGTGGAAGCGTTGTTTTGCTGCGTCACTCTCAATGATGATGAATTTCCAAGGCTGAGAGTTGATAGAAGAAGCTGACAAACGAAGTGCTTCTTTGATTACTTCCATGTCTTCCGCAGAGATGCGTTTTTCTGCATCGTATTTTTTAGCTGTGTAGCGAGTGTTTAGATCTGAAATGATTGGATGAGTCATGTTGAATCCTAATATCTATTAATATAAATGTTGTAGGGTTTAATGTTCGGTAACGTCAACAATAAACGGATAACGCATTTAGGCTGTATATCTATAGAAGAACAGCAAGTCTCTATAAGACCGAGCACTTAAATGGCTATCGAACATGCCCCAATAAATCGAGTATCTGCGGTAGCTCAAGTCGATGGGTGTAAGATAATAGAAGATTGGCTCGGGAAAAATAGCGAACACATCAAATCACTATGGCATTTAATGTCCATAATGAGTGATTAAGTGTGATCTTGATGTGCAGTGGAAAGCTAAGATCAGTGACTTAGTACGCCTTTATGCCATGTTGACGCAATAATGGTGGAAGTACGCTATCTAGGTTAGGGATATCTTCCGGTGTCAGTTCGATTAAGCTAAAGCCATGCTCACCGTATATTTCTCTCGTTTCAATGCGTTTTTCTTCAGCTATGGGAGCTGAATCGGTTCCCCAAAACTGGATGTACACCTTGCCACTTGGCAGATAAAAATCACTAATCACTTGTTTGGATATCGGTAGTGGACGTTCGTATGCATGAACGACTCCCGCCATATAAAGCCAGTTATCGATGATCAGCTCTCCTTTTGAACGAACATAGTGCCCATCTAAGGTTCGGTGTTTCGCTTCAAACTTCTGGCGAAAGCTAGAAAACGATACATCAGTAGAATGGCTTTCAGCATCGTGTCCTAAAAACTCGACAACAGATTGCTTTAATCGTTTATTGCGGACTAACGAATCGTGCCACACCACGAATAAGTTCTGAGTCGCTTTATCTTCTCTCTGCTCACCACCGGCCTTCAGTCCCGTTGAGGTGACGTGCCAGCCGTCTTCTTCTTTCTTTATCCAGCCAAGCTCATTGAGCAATAAGTTGATTTTCTTTGCACTGAGCTGAAAGGCACTACCCAACTGAGTCGCGGTTAGCGTTTTTCCTGAGAATGAGTCTAAGTCGATGAGCAGTTTTTCTGGCCATACTATAAAGACACCAAACTTTTTGTGTTCTACATACTCTCCACCAAAGCTTTCTCCACGCTCTGTGAGCACCCAACGTTCTTGTGAGCGCACTATATAGCCAGCAATTTTTAAATCGCTGAACAGAGTTTTAGGTTCAATC encodes:
- a CDS encoding YibL family ribosome-associated protein, producing the protein MSVKNELQQINNRLDKCRNKLAAAKTRNDRPVVRQFEDEIKKLTKKIAQLKHKESFDVNQERKSLIDMPFSREITKAEQADMGKLKKSVKGLVIVHPITKIGKELRIEVMTGYAPKKF
- the norW gene encoding NADH:flavorubredoxin reductase NorW — its product is MENIVIVGGGFAALQTIKMLRKADQNIAITMVTADAGIEYSKPNLSHVFSQAQTPQQLAINTAQQLAEQYNVVIKTNVWVSEINTEQQFIVAGDDVIPYSKLVLATGATPFIPPAEGLNPGATITLNSLEEFEKHKAQIDAAKRITVIGGGLIGVELAFDLQTSGKNVTIIEPASYLLSSLVPPFVSLELEGELRKAGVTVETDATVSHATYLADGVRLQTTSSRLIKTDVVIAAAGLKPNTALAKQADIDVNRGILVDETMRTNIKNVYAIGDCTEIQGRVMAYLQPAILSANVLAKQLTTGEGKLNLPHIITKVKTPSYPIQLAGRDIQTAQSWETRFDPKGMIAKGFNEENKLVGFIVTGEHIKAAFPLLKELQVSSAS
- the gltS gene encoding sodium/glutamate symporter — translated: MNHLISIGPLESFLIAISVLFLGHFVNAKLPVLKKYNIPEPIVGGLIVAFAITALHFNGLDLEFSLPLQNTFMLMFFATVGLAANYTQLIKGGAKVFLFLGVASVYIIIQNGVGVTLATALGLEPLMGLIAGSITLSGGHGTGAAWSQTFADTFGIANTLEIAMASATFGLIIGGIIGSPVAQKLIDKNKLESEYGTGTQTHERFPELVTYNEYEEDKVTAKKVIEILFILLICITGAKYLEQWVATFEISWLMIPDFVYALFIGVFITNVFEVTKLHKTDSETVDILGTVSLSLFLAMALMSLKLWNIFDLAIPFLVILGVQAVVLGVFSYFVTFKVMGSNYDAAVMAGGHCGFGLGATPTAVMNMGSLVNRFGPSPQAFMVVPIVGAFFIDIVNLIILQGYISFIG
- a CDS encoding DUF4344 domain-containing metallopeptidase — translated: MTFLKHAQKRALIYSLAIGSVFATTYASSETSNENTLPSNLMIEFSVPQNKAEQQVKKEIQLSGVNDTMIDLSNQLFMFEKPLTIQYGGDEGPLYDPQTHQVLIPYSFYAESLNYFEKNQYEKEYGKSAQTGAIDTLLHTLLHEAGHAYIEDQKIAILGKEEDAVDNLATILLLNYVEHGGDAAISAADMFAFESEDRPEYYDLGEYIDEHSFDLQRYFSTLCLVYGSDPEAYKNLLDEVENDYLKDRKEFCVEHFDVINDNWHQYLKESDES
- the norV gene encoding anaerobic nitric oxide reductase flavorubredoxin, translated to MTIHVKSNVHWVGVHDWETEHFHGKEYHMNKGTSYNSYLIREEKTVLVDTVDHRFTEQFLANLEMEIDINDIDYIICQHAEEDHSGALSALLAKIPNTPVYCTEAGVNSIVGHHHQPDWNFRTVKTGDTLDVGNGKQLIFVEMKMLHWPDSMATYLTGDEILFSNDAFGQHYCDENLFNDQLDQVELHDQCLRYFSNILTPFAPLVKAKIEEVLSLGVPIDVIATSHGCIWRDNATQIVEQYYEWSKAYKEDRITIVYDTMSNNTRMMADAIAKGIRKGSPETAIKVFNISKHDKNDILANIFRSKGVLVGSSTMNNVMMPQIAALLEEIHGLRFAGKRAAAFGSSGWTGGAVKRIDARLHEANFEVSAPQHIHWKPDTDALRQCIDYGMTLAEVWRVDADEVSVPKQVSRNVTPLEATPAPANTTAELKDTTEQKPEEAQDKSVHSADCTCWRCTVCEWVYDPQLGEPYQGVEPGTPWAQVPDDFLCPECHLGKEVFVEK
- a CDS encoding NAD(P)H-dependent oxidoreductase translates to MTHPIISDLNTRYTAKKYDAEKRISAEDMEVIKEALRLSASSINSQPWKFIIIESDAAKQRFHNTFENMFQFNQPHAKEASHTILFAHDPKYTKEKFAKRADTEVSSGHLPAEMYEQFLGAYAFAEMNTDETGFNGNWTKSQVYIALGNTLHTLARLGIASTPMEGVDAALIGEEFADELEGHVVDVALAIGYHKDGEDYNHGKPKARLALDEVVTTL